One region of Quercus lobata isolate SW786 chromosome 2, ValleyOak3.0 Primary Assembly, whole genome shotgun sequence genomic DNA includes:
- the LOC115974692 gene encoding peptidyl-prolyl cis-trans isomerase FKBP18, chloroplastic isoform X1 — protein MCISTAMASVRSLDKWTVNHRQQLQICAKSSTNQSQRANQLVLPIPISRRSAILIYSLPLSFSLISYSPPSEARERRNRKTIPLEDYLTSPAEGLKYYDVVEGKGPIAEKGSTVQVHFDCMYRGITAVSSRESKLLAGNRSIAQPYEFKVGAPPGKERKRDLADNPNGLFSAQAAPKPPAAMYSITEGMKLGGKRTVIIPPEAGYGQKGMNEIPPGATFELNVELLQVVPPQRK, from the exons ATGTGTATTTCAACGGCCATGGCTTCAGTTAGGAGCTTAGACAAATGGACCGTTAATCATCGTCAACAACTTCAAATCTGTGCAAAATCAAGCACAAACCAATCACAGCGTGCAAACCAACTTGTTCTTCCAATACCCATTTCGAGAAGGTCCGCTATTCTGATTTATTCACTGCCTTTGAGTTTCAGCCTCATTTCATACTCACCACCATCAGAGGCCAGAGAGAGACGCAACAGGAAGACCATCCCTCTTGAGGACTACCTCACTAGTC CAGCTGAGGGATTAAAATACTATGATGTTGTTGAGGGAAAGGGTCCTATAGCTGAAAAAGGATCAACAGTTCAG GTGCACTTTGACTGCATGTATCGTGGGATTACAGCTGTGTCAAGTCGAGAATCTAAACTCTTGGCTGGAAATCGTAGTATTGCCCAG CCATATGAATTCAAAGTTGGAGCTCCTCCAGGCAAAGAAAGGAAACGTGACCTTGCAGACAACCCAAATGGTCTGTTTTCTGCACAGGCTGCACCTAAACCCCCAGCAGCTATGTACTCAATAACTGAAGGGATGAAATTAGGGGGAAAG CGAACTGTGATTATTCCTCCAGAGGCTGGGTATGGCCAAAAGGGAATGAATGAAATCCCA CCTGGAGCTACATTTGAACTAAATGTTGAGCTTTTGCAAGTTGTACCACCTCAAAGAAAGTGA
- the LOC115974692 gene encoding peptidyl-prolyl cis-trans isomerase FKBP18, chloroplastic isoform X2, whose amino-acid sequence MCISTAMASVRSLDKWTVNHRQQLQICAKSSTNQSQRANQLVLPIPISRRSAILIYSLPLSFSLISYSPPSEARERRNRKTIPLEDYLTSPEGLKYYDVVEGKGPIAEKGSTVQVHFDCMYRGITAVSSRESKLLAGNRSIAQPYEFKVGAPPGKERKRDLADNPNGLFSAQAAPKPPAAMYSITEGMKLGGKRTVIIPPEAGYGQKGMNEIPPGATFELNVELLQVVPPQRK is encoded by the exons ATGTGTATTTCAACGGCCATGGCTTCAGTTAGGAGCTTAGACAAATGGACCGTTAATCATCGTCAACAACTTCAAATCTGTGCAAAATCAAGCACAAACCAATCACAGCGTGCAAACCAACTTGTTCTTCCAATACCCATTTCGAGAAGGTCCGCTATTCTGATTTATTCACTGCCTTTGAGTTTCAGCCTCATTTCATACTCACCACCATCAGAGGCCAGAGAGAGACGCAACAGGAAGACCATCCCTCTTGAGGACTACCTCACTAGTC CTGAGGGATTAAAATACTATGATGTTGTTGAGGGAAAGGGTCCTATAGCTGAAAAAGGATCAACAGTTCAG GTGCACTTTGACTGCATGTATCGTGGGATTACAGCTGTGTCAAGTCGAGAATCTAAACTCTTGGCTGGAAATCGTAGTATTGCCCAG CCATATGAATTCAAAGTTGGAGCTCCTCCAGGCAAAGAAAGGAAACGTGACCTTGCAGACAACCCAAATGGTCTGTTTTCTGCACAGGCTGCACCTAAACCCCCAGCAGCTATGTACTCAATAACTGAAGGGATGAAATTAGGGGGAAAG CGAACTGTGATTATTCCTCCAGAGGCTGGGTATGGCCAAAAGGGAATGAATGAAATCCCA CCTGGAGCTACATTTGAACTAAATGTTGAGCTTTTGCAAGTTGTACCACCTCAAAGAAAGTGA
- the LOC115974692 gene encoding peptidyl-prolyl cis-trans isomerase FKBP18, chloroplastic isoform X3: MCISTAMASVRSLDKWTVNHRQQLQICAKSSTNQSQRANQLVLPIPISRRSAILIYSLPLSFSLISYSPPSEARERRNRKTIPLEDYLTSPAEGLKYYDVVEGKGPIAEKGSTVQVHFDCMYRGITAVSSRESKLLAGNRSIAQPYEFKVGAPPGKERKRDLADNPNGLFSAQAAPKPPAAMYSITEGMKLGGKRLGMAKRE; encoded by the exons ATGTGTATTTCAACGGCCATGGCTTCAGTTAGGAGCTTAGACAAATGGACCGTTAATCATCGTCAACAACTTCAAATCTGTGCAAAATCAAGCACAAACCAATCACAGCGTGCAAACCAACTTGTTCTTCCAATACCCATTTCGAGAAGGTCCGCTATTCTGATTTATTCACTGCCTTTGAGTTTCAGCCTCATTTCATACTCACCACCATCAGAGGCCAGAGAGAGACGCAACAGGAAGACCATCCCTCTTGAGGACTACCTCACTAGTC CAGCTGAGGGATTAAAATACTATGATGTTGTTGAGGGAAAGGGTCCTATAGCTGAAAAAGGATCAACAGTTCAG GTGCACTTTGACTGCATGTATCGTGGGATTACAGCTGTGTCAAGTCGAGAATCTAAACTCTTGGCTGGAAATCGTAGTATTGCCCAG CCATATGAATTCAAAGTTGGAGCTCCTCCAGGCAAAGAAAGGAAACGTGACCTTGCAGACAACCCAAATGGTCTGTTTTCTGCACAGGCTGCACCTAAACCCCCAGCAGCTATGTACTCAATAACTGAAGGGATGAAATTAGGGGGAAAG AGGCTGGGTATGGCCAAAAGGGAATGA